GTGCCCTTTGAGGTTTATCTTGGTGTTCTTCTCCGCCGTGCTCGCCAGTTATTTTGCGTGGGAAACAGTGCATTCTTCTCCACCGTTTAGCAGCTAGCACACCTATAAGGGCCAGTATTGGCATCCCACTAATAGTATTATCATGCATAGCACAAGCGAGGTGGTGCACCCACGCAGCCTCCCACAACCACCCCACTATCACTGCCCCCAGCAACACCAGTACCTGCACCCCTGCTCCAGCTTCTTCTCCTCCATTTGCTGCAACTTTCCCAGCTCAGTCATATTGGGAATGTGTAAGATTTTTGGGGTGGTAAAGCATTGACAATGGAGGGAGGGAGGGGCTGAAGAAATGGAGAAAGGGGAAAGCGGAAAAGGGATGAGAGAAGGTGAAGAATTAATAAACCCCACGTCTGCAAACCAATACCATAAGTGTAAGTGCCAATTTAGATAACTGTTGATGAAAACTTAAAAGAATGGaccaatttaaatattttttaaaaagcataagattaaattaatttgttttaaaaccacAGTGCTAAATCTAAATTTTGATTAAAGTACATCTTAAAAATATtaccaaaacaaatatttaatcactttttaagactttaataaattttttgatttgttatttttaatttaatgagtattttctttctaattttgttaattttaaaaaaaatttaatccaTGATAAAGtatgtattaaaatatatattacaagaaaataattaaatagaaatcaagtAGATAAATGGTTTGGGTGGGTGCAGAAAGAAGGAAGATGAGTGGGCCTGTTTTACAGTGAAAAGCccataaacaaaaaataagtaaatagaAGAAAGACGGTGCGCATTAGATTGTTTGTTAGAAAGAGAGTAGGAGGACAGCGGCGTGGTCTGTGTTTGTTGAGATGTCGGATCCGTACGAACGGGTGAAAGGAGGACGATTGGCATTCAAAGGAGGGATTCTCGCCTCTCGCTCCAAATCCATCGACAAGGCcaagaacaagaagaagaagcggaccacggcggcgcccgtcgaggacGAGGATACTGGCCCTAACCATAACCCTACCCCTGAtcctaaccctaaccctaaccctaaccctGAAGAACCTGTCGACACCGACAAACAGGCGGAGGCATCTGAATACACCATCGACGCGGCGAAGCGTATGAAGTACGACCAACTCTTCCCTGTGGAAGCCAAGAAGTTCGGCTACCAACCCAAAACTAACTTCAACTCAGTTGAGGACGCCCTCGATGATCGTGTCAAGAAGAAGGCTGATCGTTATTGTAAATAAAACTATCAATCACTTGTAAGTCACTCTTCCCCCAATCCTATTCTTTGCTTTTCCCTAATTTTAACCCTCGTGTCTTCTCTTTTCTAATTAACATCAACTTTCCAATTTCCATTTCAACTTTATTCGCACCCTTCTGTTCTACTATGTTCATTGATTCCAAATTCAGATAATATCTTCAGCTCTGCTTTCATAATATCATCAACACACGCAACACTCTTGTCATCCACGCTTTCAGCTATTCATTCTTATTTCTtgctctctctcttttttttctttgttggcttctcTAGGTAGTAGCTGTGCCATGGACCATGTACCCATTTTTCGCTGCTGTAAATGTAGTGCACTTTGTTGCTGACATTTCAATATTTAGAATGGATCAATATTAGGCTTCAGTAGTACAATCACGTGTAGTTCATCTGTCTCGGTAACAATGATGAATCCTTATTTGTTGTGTGATATCTAAATGATACTGGATATTTGATGATagaaatgaaatattaaaatagattgtcatataaataatttgtaattattaatCGTGTAGCTTACATCTTCAATGGAAAAGAGGaaatagaataaatattttaaaatttaaaagtattttaaatttgtgaAATAAACTATTTAGTTCAAATTTGCAGGTTTAAAATCATATATTCCCAATGTAAAGGTTTCAATATTGTATTTAAGTTGAAAGTTTATTATGCTGAAATTCTAGttataactaaaaataatattgagtATTTTGAAATAGGAAAGTTCTAGTCATAATTCTAGTCTTCTTTTAGAAATTAGGAAAATTGCTATTATAAGACATCAGGATTATGAAATCAATAGAGTATTGATTAAAAcagtatatattttaattaattataaaagatTATCTAAGTTTTAATTATAGAATATCTCAAATATAATCCTGTTGCATaattaaaagatatttaaattattattgattatagaaaagaaaaaagattataaaataaaCAGAGGAAGAAGAACGAGGGAGGCTGAAGAGATGCGCAATACACTCTAAACTTAGTTTTATTCccatttttgtaattttattgcTTTCTTCGTTTGCGTGTTGATCCTCTTGtaatttcttaataaattatGAGGTTTTCTGccattaaagttttgtttttcaaCATCTGAGTGCGCTTGACAATCTGGTCTTTGAGTTTTAATTTCCGTTTTGATAATTGTTTTTGAATACATATTGATGATTCAATTTTGCCTTTAATTGAAACTCGCATTATTCTGAACAATCTTTTTTGGGTGTATGATTCAAGACGTAAAATGTTATAAACCTTATGAGTAGAGATGCTAAGGTACTAAATGAATTGGTGGTCGGAGTTGAAAGATGATTTGGCTTATTCAAACCACATACACAATATCATCTTTTTGTTAAAACTGGTCTAATAATATTGTTAGACAGTATATGTATTAACtgaaatttcttttaattttattatctaaCGAATATTATTAGTAACCTACAGTATTAGAATAAAGTTCAAattgaaaagattttaaaacATAATCCAATGCTTctattgatatatttattttataaaacttcTTTTCCAAGAATCTTTTATACCTCTTTCTCTTCATTGTCCATATACCTTTTTATTATACTCTAATAAAAAAGATGTATTTGTTTTCGCTTTGAGAGATGACTTCGTCAAGCTTTTaaatatactaaaaataaaatagtatatttGAAGAATAATAGTAAGCATTTAATAAGGCATTAGCCACACATAAACACTCATCTCATAAGATGGGTTCCATTTGTCTAGACATCATCAAATCAAACCAAAAGACTCTTTGTAGGTCATCATACGAACCTTTCGTCTAATGTCTTAcatatttaattgttttattaatatcaaaatttaaggTTATAAAAATACATGTACTATAATATTATGATCAAAAGAGCATTTGAGAAGAAAACAAATAtaacatttgtttttttttttattttatgttttttttaagagtTACAATCAtgtataatgaaaataaatttttaacttCTACTCATGAATTCTATGATATGATTATTGTTAACCACAAGAGAATGCACCTTAGGAGTTGTGTACTCATAATTCCTACAGTAACAATTTGTTGCAATAAAGAGATAATACAACTATTTATTATGTGGTTAACTACTGTTTAAATGAGTttcaagaaaatatatatatatatatatcaaattttCAAAGTACATTATCTTGTATTTCATTTCTacttaactattattttaaagtatttttcaattaaaacttatattattttattttgtcattCTTATCTATTTCATTTATTATGCCTCCAttagttttctattttttctttcaattaaaagaaattaaatcaaaaCGTTTCAAATTccctaaaatttgaaattttctcATTCAAACACAACCATATGGTATCAATTAAAATTCTCTACTCTCCAGacaatattattttaagtaAATAAAGAATTTAAGATAACTACAAGTGATCTCATAATCAATGATCGCACTATGAGTGCAACTTTAGAGGAAAGACATCCTTTGCGCTAAGCACATAGATTAACAAAAAATGTGTAAATAAGTAacagaattttaaatttttttgtagtttaattaaataatatggcCTGATATGAGAGAATAGAAACATTCAATCCACTGACAGTTTAAAAAGGTTTATATACAAATGGAACACAAGATGACAACTAGTAGTGTATAATCTTTGTGTGTATATAAGGTGAAACATAAGATGATAACAGATTCTAACAAAGCTCATTTCAAGTTTACACTGGACATTGGAAAAACAAGGTCTACGCAACATACTCTACATGAATTTTATCATTTCAAATTGTAAACGGTCTACATGGTTAAATGTCCAGGATGTTACTGTCACAACCTTTACCTTTTCTATTCGAGCAAGATGTATTGAAACTTAATCAATTCAATATTACTTCAACTCCTGACAGTTATATTGTTCCAATAGATGCCAATGCACAACTGGAAAACAACCAAAATGTAGAGAAACTAGCTTTATCCATTGGTTAACAAGGGCATTTAAGATGAAATTGTCATTGCTCTAGCAAATCCATATCCCGATAGTTGTGCCATTTTTTGTATCTCTGCATTCCATTTAAAATAGGTCTAAGCCGAGGAGCAGTAGTGCACGTCAAACAACAACAACCTCTCAGATCCTTTACACATTTTCTGCAGCATCTGCATGACAAAGGCTAACATGCTTCACAAGATGAAAATCAACAGATGCAAAAAAAAACAAGTCTTTTAAAACGATGACAAGTGAAACAGAGAAGGGAGTCTTACAGAAAAAGCAAATTACAATCAAGATTTGCACAGTTCCTATGTCTCAATTCACTGACTTCCAAATTACATACATAGCATTTTGCAAACTTATCATCTTCAGAAACTGGAGTTAATTCTGCTTCGGTTGTGGCCCCCGTATAGTAAATAGAAGGGGGGAGAGACAGACGAGAGtcaaatacaaataaatttcCTACCCATTCAGCAGCACCTTCATTCTTTAAATAGTGAGAAACACCTCCCTTCAGGGTATATAGATTCTGAAATCCCTGCTTCCTGTCACATGGCATCAAAGCAATGCACCAGATTAACAATATGAAAAGGAGGAGAAGGAGTACGTGACTTCAGTTCTATGAATAAGGAATCAGATTATAGTGCCTAGGTAGAGAAAAAAAAGGAGAGAAGGTTGATTCTAAGGTTTATTTGGACCAAATACTAGGCTAGCTCACGGGTTTTCTGGTCAAATAGGTTATCCCAATCCTGTTTCTAGAACCATAAGTAATGAATTTTTTCCTCTTGTTAATTACTTCCTACTTTTGTTTCTTAATCAAAGTATCAAGGCCTTGGCATTctctaaaaatattaatttaccTTAGTATTGTAGAATAGACATCACAGCGAATCCCTCCTGTGCAATACATcaatatgtttgctttttctttATCCACATTTGATAAAGGATCTGAAGCAGTGATCTAAAGAGGGCATATCAGAGAGGAGTACATTACTACGCATAATGGAGAGATAAGACTTCGAATTAATGGTTCACAGATACCAACCTATCATCTAGGCAAAGCTCATAGCTAATGAGAAAAAATCTATATGAAATCAGATTTGACAATTACAGTGCCACATTCATCAAAGCAATTTAATAAAcgaaaaatgtttttttgttcaagtgaagaagaacGTTAAaattcaatgcaagaaaaccaaGATCTTATGGCATTACtttgattaaaagaaaaagCCATACAACTGGATGGCAAGTTTCAGCTTATCAGGAGACCATATCAATCCTGAATGAGTCCACATTAGGCACTGAGACATCAGATAATGACCCAACCTCTTCCTGAGACAGACCAAATGAAGTGTTCCTAAAGCAGTCCACACTAGGTCGCTGAGCCCCACGAAAATGTCCAATATCCCACTCATAACCTGAACAACAGCAACAATACTGCATTAATGTTGGAACTTATAATtaggaaaaatataaatattttataacgaaaaagagaaaatatagaGATATTTAAAACATATGACTTGAAGATCTCACCAAAGGGCAGAAGAAACAAAAGGGTAGGTCAGCCAAGTCTATTCCTACATTTTTAACACGTCTATTTGCATAATGGATACTCCATGTATGTTAGTCATTGACTGAACCAGGTTCATGAGTGTTATTACTAATGTAAGTATGTGCAGATTAGGACTAAGGCTAGAACCACACCCCACCCCTTTTAGGTAACATGGGGAGACAAGACATTTTTACAGTTAAGGAGAAAAATTATGTTCCCTTTCAAAAAGGAAATTACAATAAACATATCAATTGTAACACTTCACGGCTTAATTGCATTGCATATAAGGTGGAAGTTGTCACTGGAAAACCATTCACATCCTGCCTCTCTCACAAGTCACAACTGATGCACATTATCTCATAATGATAACTCAGCAAAATGGGTGTTCATAATCAGGACCTCTTCTTTAAAGGACAAGTAATTATAAATGACATTTGATTCAAACACCAAATAGTCCAAAATAAGACACGATGTAATATAGGAAACAGAAAAGGGAGGAAAGTTTAAATTAAGGAAATAATTATTCACTCTGGAACTATAGAACCTATACCATTTCTGACATCCAGTAGAATGGAATCTCTGTTGTGATAATCTTTTGCTCTAAGATCAGTTTTATTGATTGCTTCCAATCTTTCTTTCCATTCTGATGGCGATAAAGGTATTGCACGCATTGAAGAATCAAGTAATGGAAGATGTGACATACCACCTTCAAACTGAAGAAAGATGAAAACCATAAGTTGATAAGTTGTCTTCAAGCtacaattattaatattaaacatgCCAGACATGAAGATAAAGAAATGcaaaaatttgttcatttgTTATAAAGCTACACCACATTGAAGTCCGATCCCGAAGATGAAATTTGATTGCcctcaaaagaaaataaaaaggatCATAGCATCAAAACCAGAAGAATACAGCTATGTCAATCCTAACAAACTTAATTTGCAAGAGAATATTTTATAGCTTACCTGTACCAATGAAGGCTTATAACGCAACTTCAACGCTGGAAAGGTATGCCCATTTTCTGATGGAGATATCTGAACCAACATGTCAGAAAACCTGTTATCCTCTCTTAACCAGTTGACATACGCCAGAGCATCTTTTGATGGTCCACTATACTGCAGAAATATATAACATTTACAGAACATACTTCAGACATATTTCTGACCTATTTGCACAAATTTGACATATACTTGGGCTTTAATATTGAGATAATAAGTGAGTCTAGAATTAGTGGGCCTTAATGAACTTAATTGCTAATTTTTCACTAATGTTCGGATTGATACTCActttaacatatttttcttgTGTAGGTCATAACTGGTACAGCAAATATTGAATTTGGACACTTCTTAGGCCTTTGGGGAGACAAGAAAAGTTCTTtaattttgaagtatttttGTGCCACAACGGAAATTGAAATTCCAGGATCTACTCTTT
The sequence above is a segment of the Phaseolus vulgaris cultivar G19833 chromosome 2, P. vulgaris v2.0, whole genome shotgun sequence genome. Coding sequences within it:
- the LOC137813077 gene encoding rhodanese-like domain-containing protein 8, chloroplastic isoform X1, producing MRWCREVFSVRGSGSCAHAIAPSVAPIVTAASFCSSRLVLPFQNSLFKFKFTDSSSLALTHRKHLLPAALPLTQPSTSREDDFHFLVVNFYHFVFIQDPQAEVAKHRSFLELQQDLDINGRVYLNEQGINAQYSGPSKDALAYVNWLREDNRFSDMLVQISPSENGHTFPALKLRYKPSLVQFEGGMSHLPLLDSSMRAIPLSPSEWKERLEAINKTDLRAKDYHNRDSILLDVRNGYEWDIGHFRGAQRPSVDCFRNTSFGLSQEEITASDPLSNVDKEKANILMYCTGGIRCDVYSTILRKQGFQNLYTLKGGVSHYLKNEGAAEWVGNLFVFDSRLSLPPSIYYTGATTEAELTPVSEDDKFAKCYVCNLEVSELRHRNCANLDCNLLFLCCRKCVKDLRGCCCLTCTTAPRLRPILNGMQRYKKWHNYRDMDLLEQ
- the LOC137813077 gene encoding rhodanese-like domain-containing protein 8, chloroplastic isoform X2 — protein: MRWCREVFSVRGSGSCAHAIAPSVAPIVTAASFCSSRLVLPFQNSLFKFKFTDSSSLALTHRKHLLPAALPLTQPSTSREDDFHFLVVNFYHFVFIQDPQAEVAKHRSFLELQDLDINGRVYLNEQGINAQYSGPSKDALAYVNWLREDNRFSDMLVQISPSENGHTFPALKLRYKPSLVQFEGGMSHLPLLDSSMRAIPLSPSEWKERLEAINKTDLRAKDYHNRDSILLDVRNGYEWDIGHFRGAQRPSVDCFRNTSFGLSQEEITASDPLSNVDKEKANILMYCTGGIRCDVYSTILRKQGFQNLYTLKGGVSHYLKNEGAAEWVGNLFVFDSRLSLPPSIYYTGATTEAELTPVSEDDKFAKCYVCNLEVSELRHRNCANLDCNLLFLCCRKCVKDLRGCCCLTCTTAPRLRPILNGMQRYKKWHNYRDMDLLEQ
- the LOC137813076 gene encoding uncharacterized protein yields the protein MSDPYERVKGGRLAFKGGILASRSKSIDKAKNKKKKRTTAAPVEDEDTGPNHNPTPDPNPNPNPNPEEPVDTDKQAEASEYTIDAAKRMKYDQLFPVEAKKFGYQPKTNFNSVEDALDDRVKKKADRYCK